From Musa acuminata AAA Group cultivar baxijiao chromosome BXJ3-8, Cavendish_Baxijiao_AAA, whole genome shotgun sequence, one genomic window encodes:
- the LOC103996122 gene encoding homeobox-leucine zipper protein GLABRA 2-like isoform X3: protein MEALFKESPHPDEKQRQQLSNQLGLSARQVKFWFQNRRTQIKAVQERHENSLRKSEIEKLQEENRTMREKIKKGCCPNCGYTTLSNGTTITTEEQQHHIENTRLKAEIKKLRRMLGSIPDGNTSPSSSCSAGTDQNKSSLDSCSGFLGPEKFRILEIVNVALEEMTKMATAQEPLWVRSVETGREILNYDEYVKEFSPDMSRNGCVRNIEASRETGIVFFDMPRLVQAFMDVNQWKEFFPCLISKAVIVDIISKGLGDSKDGTIQLMFAEIRMLTPLVPTREIYFVRYCKKLCPTRWAILDISIDKLEENIDASLMKCRKRPSGCIIEDQDTGHCKVIWVEHMECQKTVVPTLYHPIVTSGLAFGARHWMATLRLQCERSVFFMATNVPTRDCNGCSNSITHSMNMNLLLISHRIFLGVSTLAGRKSILKLGQRMTSCFCQNIGASGDHKWTKVSTKGGDEIRFTSRKNINDPGEPLGLIICSVLSTWLPVPATSLFNFLRDDSRRTEWDIMLTPSPTQTMVNLVKGQDRGNSVTIYSQQTTTSSERTNIWVLQDCSTNSYESMVVFAPVEIDGTQSVMNGCDSSSLAILPSGFSILPDGLETRPLVITSRPQERTMEGGSLLTVAFQILADASPVARPTTESVETINTLVSCTLQNIKKALQCEDG from the exons ATGGAAGC GCTGTTCAAGGAATCACCCCATCCAGATGAGAAGCAGAGGCAGCAATTGAGCAACCAGCTAGGACTTTCTGCCAGGCAAGTCAAGTTCTGGTTCCAAAATCGACGAACCCAAATCAAG GCAGTGCAGGAGCGGCATGAGAACTCGCTACGTAAGTCTGAGATAGAGAAACTGCAGGAGGAAAACCGGACCATGAGGGAGAAAATCAAAAAAGGATGCTGTCCTAACTGTGGTTATACAACCttgagcaatggtaccaccataaCCACAGAGGAGCAACAACATCATATAGAAAATACCAGACTAAAAGCAGAG ATAAAAAAATTACGTCGAATGCTAGGAAGCATCCCAGATGGAAACACTTCACCAAGTTCATCATGCTCAGCAGGAACTGATCAAAACAAGAGCTCATTAGATAGCTGCAGTGGGTTCTTGGGTCCTGAGAAATTTAGAATTTTAGAGATTGTCAATGTTGCCCTGGAAGAGATGACCAAGATGGCTACTGCCCAGGAGCCTTTGTGGGTTCGGAGTGTTGAGACTGGAAGGGAGATACTGAACTATGATGAGTATGTTAAGGAATTCTCACCTGATATGTCAAGGAATGGATGTGTCAGAAACATTGAGGCTTCTAGAGAGACTGGTATTGTCTTCTTTGACATGCCAAGGCTTGTACAAGCATTCATGGATGTG AACCAATGGAAGGAATTTTTCCCTTGCCTGATCTCCAAGGCTGTCATTGTTGATATCATTTCCAAGGGTCTCGGTGATAGCAAAGATGGCACCATACAACTG ATGTTTGCAGAAATTCGGATGCTTACTCCTTTGGTGCCGACACGAGAAATATACTTTGTGAGATATTGCAAAAAACTATGCCCCACTAGATGGGCAATTTTAGATATATCTATTGACAAACTTGAAGAAAACATAGATGCATCACTCATGAAGTGCAGGAAGCGGCCCTCAGGTTGCATAATAGAGGACCAAGACACTGGTCATTGCAAG GTGATATGGGTAGAACATATGGAATGCCAAAAGACTGTAGTTCCAACACTATATCACCCAATTGTTACCAGTGGTCTGGCTTTTGGGGCTCGACACTGGATGGCAACATTACGTCTGCAATGTGAAAGATCAGTTTTCTTCATGGCAACTAATGTTCCTACAAGAGACTGCAATGGttgtagcaattctatcacccatTCTATGAACATGAACCTATTGCTTATCTCACATAGGATTTTCTTAGGGGTCTCGACACTGGCCGGAAGAAAGAGCATCCTGAAGCTTGGACAAAGAATGACTTCATGCTTTTGCCAGAACATTGGTGCATCAGGAGACCACAAATGGACCAAGGTGTCAACAAAAGGTGGTGATGAGATTCGATTCACGTCAAGGAAGAATATCAATGACCCCGGGGAGCCTCTGGGACTGATCATTTGTTCGGTTTTGTCGACATGGTTGCCTGTTCCTGCAACGTCTCTGTTTAATTTCTTGAGGGATGACTCAAGAAGAACTGAA TGGGACATCATGCTTACACCAAGCCCTACTCAAACAATGGTGAATTTAGTAAAGGGCCAAGATCGTGGAAACTCTGTTACTATCTAT AGCCAACAGACAACAACTTCATCAGAGAGGACCAACATTTGGGTTCTCCAAGATTGTAGCACCAACTCTTACGAGTCAATGGTGGTTTTTGCTCCTGTGGAGATTGATGGCACACAATCTGTGATGAACGGGTGTGACTCGAGTAGCTTGGCCATATTACCATCAGGATTTTCTATACTTCCAGACGGGCTAGAGACCAGGCCTCTTGTGATCACatctaggccacaggagaggacaatGGAAGGAGGATCTTTGCTCACGGTAGCATTCCAAATTCTTGCGGATGCGTCACCTGTGGCAAGGCCAACAACAGAATCGGTGGAGACCATAAACACACTTGTTTCGTGCACAttgcaaaatataaaaaaagccTTGCAGTGTGAGGATGGGTAA
- the LOC103996122 gene encoding homeobox-leucine zipper protein GLABRA 2-like isoform X1 yields MHQSSMNNNNTPVKDFFASPALSLSLAGVFRNNAAAVVDVEEGDEASKGGCQREQAEISGENSGPAGRSDEDRESNESQEENREVGNNRKRKKYHRHTAEQIREMEALFKESPHPDEKQRQQLSNQLGLSARQVKFWFQNRRTQIKAVQERHENSLRKSEIEKLQEENRTMREKIKKGCCPNCGYTTLSNGTTITTEEQQHHIENTRLKAEIKKLRRMLGSIPDGNTSPSSSCSAGTDQNKSSLDSCSGFLGPEKFRILEIVNVALEEMTKMATAQEPLWVRSVETGREILNYDEYVKEFSPDMSRNGCVRNIEASRETGIVFFDMPRLVQAFMDVNQWKEFFPCLISKAVIVDIISKGLGDSKDGTIQLMFAEIRMLTPLVPTREIYFVRYCKKLCPTRWAILDISIDKLEENIDASLMKCRKRPSGCIIEDQDTGHCKVIWVEHMECQKTVVPTLYHPIVTSGLAFGARHWMATLRLQCERSVFFMATNVPTRDCNGCSNSITHSMNMNLLLISHRIFLGVSTLAGRKSILKLGQRMTSCFCQNIGASGDHKWTKVSTKGGDEIRFTSRKNINDPGEPLGLIICSVLSTWLPVPATSLFNFLRDDSRRTEWDIMLTPSPTQTMVNLVKGQDRGNSVTIYSQQTTTSSERTNIWVLQDCSTNSYESMVVFAPVEIDGTQSVMNGCDSSSLAILPSGFSILPDGLETRPLVITSRPQERTMEGGSLLTVAFQILADASPVARPTTESVETINTLVSCTLQNIKKALQCEDG; encoded by the exons ATGCATCAAAGCAGCATGAACAACAACAATACTCCAGTGAAAGACTTCTTTGCATCCCcagctctctccctctctctg GCAGGTGTGTTCAGGAATAATGCAGCAGCAGTTGTGGATGTGGAAGAAGGGGATGAGGCGAGTAAAGGAGGCTGTCAAAGGGAGCAGGCAGAGATCAGTGGAGAGAACTCCGGGCCAGCAGGTCGGTCAGACGAAGACAGGGAGTCCAATGAATCACAGGAAGAGAATAGAGAGGTTGGAAACAACAGGAAGAGAAAGAAGTACCATAGGCACACAGCTGAACAGATCAGAGAAATGGAAGC GCTGTTCAAGGAATCACCCCATCCAGATGAGAAGCAGAGGCAGCAATTGAGCAACCAGCTAGGACTTTCTGCCAGGCAAGTCAAGTTCTGGTTCCAAAATCGACGAACCCAAATCAAG GCAGTGCAGGAGCGGCATGAGAACTCGCTACGTAAGTCTGAGATAGAGAAACTGCAGGAGGAAAACCGGACCATGAGGGAGAAAATCAAAAAAGGATGCTGTCCTAACTGTGGTTATACAACCttgagcaatggtaccaccataaCCACAGAGGAGCAACAACATCATATAGAAAATACCAGACTAAAAGCAGAG ATAAAAAAATTACGTCGAATGCTAGGAAGCATCCCAGATGGAAACACTTCACCAAGTTCATCATGCTCAGCAGGAACTGATCAAAACAAGAGCTCATTAGATAGCTGCAGTGGGTTCTTGGGTCCTGAGAAATTTAGAATTTTAGAGATTGTCAATGTTGCCCTGGAAGAGATGACCAAGATGGCTACTGCCCAGGAGCCTTTGTGGGTTCGGAGTGTTGAGACTGGAAGGGAGATACTGAACTATGATGAGTATGTTAAGGAATTCTCACCTGATATGTCAAGGAATGGATGTGTCAGAAACATTGAGGCTTCTAGAGAGACTGGTATTGTCTTCTTTGACATGCCAAGGCTTGTACAAGCATTCATGGATGTG AACCAATGGAAGGAATTTTTCCCTTGCCTGATCTCCAAGGCTGTCATTGTTGATATCATTTCCAAGGGTCTCGGTGATAGCAAAGATGGCACCATACAACTG ATGTTTGCAGAAATTCGGATGCTTACTCCTTTGGTGCCGACACGAGAAATATACTTTGTGAGATATTGCAAAAAACTATGCCCCACTAGATGGGCAATTTTAGATATATCTATTGACAAACTTGAAGAAAACATAGATGCATCACTCATGAAGTGCAGGAAGCGGCCCTCAGGTTGCATAATAGAGGACCAAGACACTGGTCATTGCAAG GTGATATGGGTAGAACATATGGAATGCCAAAAGACTGTAGTTCCAACACTATATCACCCAATTGTTACCAGTGGTCTGGCTTTTGGGGCTCGACACTGGATGGCAACATTACGTCTGCAATGTGAAAGATCAGTTTTCTTCATGGCAACTAATGTTCCTACAAGAGACTGCAATGGttgtagcaattctatcacccatTCTATGAACATGAACCTATTGCTTATCTCACATAGGATTTTCTTAGGGGTCTCGACACTGGCCGGAAGAAAGAGCATCCTGAAGCTTGGACAAAGAATGACTTCATGCTTTTGCCAGAACATTGGTGCATCAGGAGACCACAAATGGACCAAGGTGTCAACAAAAGGTGGTGATGAGATTCGATTCACGTCAAGGAAGAATATCAATGACCCCGGGGAGCCTCTGGGACTGATCATTTGTTCGGTTTTGTCGACATGGTTGCCTGTTCCTGCAACGTCTCTGTTTAATTTCTTGAGGGATGACTCAAGAAGAACTGAA TGGGACATCATGCTTACACCAAGCCCTACTCAAACAATGGTGAATTTAGTAAAGGGCCAAGATCGTGGAAACTCTGTTACTATCTAT AGCCAACAGACAACAACTTCATCAGAGAGGACCAACATTTGGGTTCTCCAAGATTGTAGCACCAACTCTTACGAGTCAATGGTGGTTTTTGCTCCTGTGGAGATTGATGGCACACAATCTGTGATGAACGGGTGTGACTCGAGTAGCTTGGCCATATTACCATCAGGATTTTCTATACTTCCAGACGGGCTAGAGACCAGGCCTCTTGTGATCACatctaggccacaggagaggacaatGGAAGGAGGATCTTTGCTCACGGTAGCATTCCAAATTCTTGCGGATGCGTCACCTGTGGCAAGGCCAACAACAGAATCGGTGGAGACCATAAACACACTTGTTTCGTGCACAttgcaaaatataaaaaaagccTTGCAGTGTGAGGATGGGTAA
- the LOC103996122 gene encoding homeobox-leucine zipper protein GLABRA 2-like isoform X2, with protein sequence MHQSSMNNNNTPVKDFFASPALSLSLAGVFRNNAAAVVDVEEGDEASKGGCQREQAEISGENSGPAGRSDEDRESNESQEENREVGNNRKRKKYHRHTAEQIREMEALFKESPHPDEKQRQQLSNQLGLSARQVKFWFQNRRTQIKAVQERHENSLRKSEIEKLQEENRTMREKIKKGCCPNCGYTTLSNGTTITTEEQQHHIENTRLKAEIKKLRRMLGSIPDGNTSPSSSCSAGTDQNKSSLDSCSGFLGPEKFRILEIVNVALEEMTKMATAQEPLWVRSVETGREILNYDEYVKEFSPDMSRNGCVRNIEASRETGIVFFDMPRLVQAFMDVNQWKEFFPCLISKAVIVDIISKGLGDSKDGTIQLMFAEIRMLTPLVPTREIYFVRYCKKLCPTRWAILDISIDKLEENIDASLMKCRKRPSGCIIEDQDTGHCKVIWVEHMECQKTVVPTLYHPIVTSGLAFGARHWMATLRLQCERSVFFMATNVPTRDCNGVSTLAGRKSILKLGQRMTSCFCQNIGASGDHKWTKVSTKGGDEIRFTSRKNINDPGEPLGLIICSVLSTWLPVPATSLFNFLRDDSRRTEWDIMLTPSPTQTMVNLVKGQDRGNSVTIYSQQTTTSSERTNIWVLQDCSTNSYESMVVFAPVEIDGTQSVMNGCDSSSLAILPSGFSILPDGLETRPLVITSRPQERTMEGGSLLTVAFQILADASPVARPTTESVETINTLVSCTLQNIKKALQCEDG encoded by the exons ATGCATCAAAGCAGCATGAACAACAACAATACTCCAGTGAAAGACTTCTTTGCATCCCcagctctctccctctctctg GCAGGTGTGTTCAGGAATAATGCAGCAGCAGTTGTGGATGTGGAAGAAGGGGATGAGGCGAGTAAAGGAGGCTGTCAAAGGGAGCAGGCAGAGATCAGTGGAGAGAACTCCGGGCCAGCAGGTCGGTCAGACGAAGACAGGGAGTCCAATGAATCACAGGAAGAGAATAGAGAGGTTGGAAACAACAGGAAGAGAAAGAAGTACCATAGGCACACAGCTGAACAGATCAGAGAAATGGAAGC GCTGTTCAAGGAATCACCCCATCCAGATGAGAAGCAGAGGCAGCAATTGAGCAACCAGCTAGGACTTTCTGCCAGGCAAGTCAAGTTCTGGTTCCAAAATCGACGAACCCAAATCAAG GCAGTGCAGGAGCGGCATGAGAACTCGCTACGTAAGTCTGAGATAGAGAAACTGCAGGAGGAAAACCGGACCATGAGGGAGAAAATCAAAAAAGGATGCTGTCCTAACTGTGGTTATACAACCttgagcaatggtaccaccataaCCACAGAGGAGCAACAACATCATATAGAAAATACCAGACTAAAAGCAGAG ATAAAAAAATTACGTCGAATGCTAGGAAGCATCCCAGATGGAAACACTTCACCAAGTTCATCATGCTCAGCAGGAACTGATCAAAACAAGAGCTCATTAGATAGCTGCAGTGGGTTCTTGGGTCCTGAGAAATTTAGAATTTTAGAGATTGTCAATGTTGCCCTGGAAGAGATGACCAAGATGGCTACTGCCCAGGAGCCTTTGTGGGTTCGGAGTGTTGAGACTGGAAGGGAGATACTGAACTATGATGAGTATGTTAAGGAATTCTCACCTGATATGTCAAGGAATGGATGTGTCAGAAACATTGAGGCTTCTAGAGAGACTGGTATTGTCTTCTTTGACATGCCAAGGCTTGTACAAGCATTCATGGATGTG AACCAATGGAAGGAATTTTTCCCTTGCCTGATCTCCAAGGCTGTCATTGTTGATATCATTTCCAAGGGTCTCGGTGATAGCAAAGATGGCACCATACAACTG ATGTTTGCAGAAATTCGGATGCTTACTCCTTTGGTGCCGACACGAGAAATATACTTTGTGAGATATTGCAAAAAACTATGCCCCACTAGATGGGCAATTTTAGATATATCTATTGACAAACTTGAAGAAAACATAGATGCATCACTCATGAAGTGCAGGAAGCGGCCCTCAGGTTGCATAATAGAGGACCAAGACACTGGTCATTGCAAG GTGATATGGGTAGAACATATGGAATGCCAAAAGACTGTAGTTCCAACACTATATCACCCAATTGTTACCAGTGGTCTGGCTTTTGGGGCTCGACACTGGATGGCAACATTACGTCTGCAATGTGAAAGATCAGTTTTCTTCATGGCAACTAATGTTCCTACAAGAGACTGCAATG GGGTCTCGACACTGGCCGGAAGAAAGAGCATCCTGAAGCTTGGACAAAGAATGACTTCATGCTTTTGCCAGAACATTGGTGCATCAGGAGACCACAAATGGACCAAGGTGTCAACAAAAGGTGGTGATGAGATTCGATTCACGTCAAGGAAGAATATCAATGACCCCGGGGAGCCTCTGGGACTGATCATTTGTTCGGTTTTGTCGACATGGTTGCCTGTTCCTGCAACGTCTCTGTTTAATTTCTTGAGGGATGACTCAAGAAGAACTGAA TGGGACATCATGCTTACACCAAGCCCTACTCAAACAATGGTGAATTTAGTAAAGGGCCAAGATCGTGGAAACTCTGTTACTATCTAT AGCCAACAGACAACAACTTCATCAGAGAGGACCAACATTTGGGTTCTCCAAGATTGTAGCACCAACTCTTACGAGTCAATGGTGGTTTTTGCTCCTGTGGAGATTGATGGCACACAATCTGTGATGAACGGGTGTGACTCGAGTAGCTTGGCCATATTACCATCAGGATTTTCTATACTTCCAGACGGGCTAGAGACCAGGCCTCTTGTGATCACatctaggccacaggagaggacaatGGAAGGAGGATCTTTGCTCACGGTAGCATTCCAAATTCTTGCGGATGCGTCACCTGTGGCAAGGCCAACAACAGAATCGGTGGAGACCATAAACACACTTGTTTCGTGCACAttgcaaaatataaaaaaagccTTGCAGTGTGAGGATGGGTAA